A window of Ictidomys tridecemlineatus isolate mIctTri1 chromosome 15, mIctTri1.hap1, whole genome shotgun sequence contains these coding sequences:
- the LOC101963898 gene encoding myeloid cell surface antigen CD33 has translation MLRLLLLLSLLWAVEGACTVGLRSLNCDDPRLPQGPSAQDPEHSVDVPESVTVQEGLCVLVPCSFSYRGSETGNVSVYWFHAGDNAHHGCPVATNNSTRRVQEETQGRFHLLGDPGTNNCSLSIRDAKRSDSGCYLFRVEKGRFKWNYYTKKVFVHVTGKTPAPGSLRKVTGQGWVGLCPGGAGVRAPPPPSLLTLPVPLCSPALTHTPDILVPGTLESGRPSDLTCSVPWACEQGMPPTFSWEGPSVSSLGPNIIHSSVLTLTPWPQDHGTNLTCQVKFPAAGVTTERTIQLNVTWRSEPMAQVVLVAIGEVAVKILLLGLCLILLRVTSHRKRAAGPTVGVECGNDATG, from the exons ATGCtgcggctgctgctgctgctgtccctgctgTGGGCAGTGGAGGGGGCCTGTACAGTGGGGCTGAGGAGCTTGAACTGTGATGACCCTCGGCTTCCCCAGGGGCCCTCCGCTCAGGATCCAGAACACAGCGTGGATGTGCCCGAGTCCGTGACAGTGCAGGAGGGTCTGTGTGTCCTGGTGCCCTGCAGCTTCTCCTACCGCGGCTCAGAGACTGGCAACGTCTCTGTCTACTGGTTCCATGCAGGGGACAATGCACACCACGGCTGTCCTGTGGCCACAAACAACTCTACTCGGAGAGTGCAGGAGGAGACCCAGGGCAGGTTCCACCTCCTCGGGGACCCAGGAACCAACAACTGCTCCCTGAGCATCAGAGACGCCAAGCGCAGTGACAGTGGCTGCTACTTATTTCGGGTTGAGAAAGGAAGGTTTAAGTGGAATTATTATACAAAAAAGGTCTTTGTGCATGTGACAGGTAAGACTCCAGCTCCAGGGAGCCTCAGGAAAGTCACAGGACAGGGCTGGGTGGGACTCTGCCCTGGGGGAGCTGGGGTCAG GGCCccacctcccccctccctcctgacCCTGCCTGTCCCCCTCTGCTCACCAGCCCTGACCCACACCCCTGACATCCTCGTCCCTGGGACCCTGGAATCTGGCCGTCCCAGCGACCTGACCTGCTCTGTGCCCTGGGCCTGTGAGCAGGGGATGCCCCCCACCTTCTCCTGGGAAGGGCCCTCTGTGTCCTCCCTGGGCCCCAACATCATCCACTCCTCGGTGCTCACCCTCACTCCGTGGCCCCAGGACCATGGCACCAACCTCACCTGCCAGGTGAAGTTCCCTGCAGCTGGCGTGACCACAGAGAGAACCATCCAGCTCAATGTCACCT GGAGGTCAGAGCCCATGGCCCAGGTGGTCCTGGTGGCCATCGGGGAGGTGGCTGTCAAGATCCTGCTCCTCGGCCTCTGCCTCATCTTGCTCAG AGTGACATCACACAGGAAGAGGGCAGCGGGGCCTACAGTGGGCGTGGAGTGTGGAAATGATGCCACCGGTTAG
- the Ceacam18 gene encoding cell adhesion molecule CEACAM18 isoform X3, producing MDLPVPRRGPCRPLFLVVAASLLACGPRQASGQLFISPDSLTAVERHRNILALENVPEGVQEYSWYRGAEDSADTMIISFRPPDSNVPGPLYSDLVTVTSKGYLSFRKCTLNDTGNYTVRVDTGHGTQRATGWLEVLELGPPPVISANASSVVENLDSVAAECHTNASHIEWYRNSVPISASQRIAISADGRTLVIRRVSRHDRTLQCVIQRYESFPDILQKSDTVSLTVAYGPDYVSLSTNLQGFDGALTAGIGSQVQLECSCDSRPSPKYHWLHNGSLLSSHANLNFSLVAWEQMGSYRCIGENPVTQLAFYEDARIQPPRGIGPPDLRRGGQSPSSKEVMDHVSLRTLRLTRPPPSVLESPG from the exons ATGGACCTTCCCGTCCCCAGGCGCGGCCCCTGCAGGCCCCTGTTCCTTGTGG TGGCAGCCAGCCTGCTGGCCTGTGGGCCGCGCCAGGCCTCCGGGCAGCTCTTCATCAGCCCAGACTCACTCACTGCCGTTGAGAGACACAGGAATATCCTGGCCCTGGAGAACGTGCCCGAGGGTGTTCAGGAATACAGCTGGTACCGGGGCGCAGAGGACAGCGCGGACACCATGATCATCAGCTTCAGGCCCCCCGATTCCAACGTCCCTGGGCCCTTGTACAGCGACCTGGTGACGGTGACCAGCAAAGGCTACCTGTCCTTCAGGAAGTGCACCTTAAATGACACGGGGAACTACACGGTTCGGGTGGACACTGGCCACGGGACCCAAAGAGCCACTGGCTGGCTGGAGGTTCTAG AGTTGGGTCCCCCACCGGTCATCTCGGCCAACGCCAGCTCCGTGGTGGAGAACCTGGATTCCGTGGCGGCCGAATGCCACACCAACGCCTCCCACATCGAGTGGTACCGGAACAGCGTGCCCATCTCGGCCAGTCAGCGCATAGCCATATCTGCAGACGGCAGGACGCTGGTCATCCGCAGGGTCAGCCGCCATGACAGGACCTTGCAGTGCGTCATACAGAGATACGAGAGCTTCCCAGACATTCTTCAGAAAAGTGACACCGTCTCTCTGACTGTGGCCT ATGGGCCTGACTACGTGAGCCTGTCCACCAACCTCCAGGGCTTCGACGGCGCCCTGACTGCTGGCATCGGCTCCCAGGTGCAGCTGGAGTGCTCTTGTGATTCCCGCCCAAGTCCCAAGTACCACTGGCTCCACAACGGCTCCCTGCTGAGCTCGCATGCAAACTTGAACTTCTCCCTCGTGGCCTGGGAGCAGATGGGCAGTTACCGATGCATCGGAGAGAACCCGGTGACCCAGCTGGCCTTCTACGAGGACGCCAGGATCCAGCCTCCCC GAGGAATCGGGCCACCTGACCTGAGACGTGGAGGACAGTCCCCGTCCAGCAAGGAG GTAATGGACCACGTCAGCCTGAGGACCCTGAGGTTGACCAGGCCACCCCCAAGCGTCCTGGAATCACCAGGCTGA
- the Ceacam18 gene encoding cell adhesion molecule CEACAM18 isoform X2: MDLPVPRRGPCRPLFLVVAASLLACGPRQASGQLFISPDSLTAVERHRNILALENVPEGVQEYSWYRGAEDSADTMIISFRPPDSNVPGPLYSDLVTVTSKGYLSFRKCTLNDTGNYTVRVDTGHGTQRATGWLEVLELGPPPVISANASSVVENLDSVAAECHTNASHIEWYRNSVPISASQRIAISADGRTLVIRRVSRHDRTLQCVIQRYESFPDILQKSDTVSLTVAYGPDYVSLSTNLQGFDGALTAGIGSQVQLECSCDSRPSPKYHWLHNGSLLSSHANLNFSLVAWEQMGSYRCIGENPVTQLAFYEDARIQPPRGIGPPDLRRGGQSPSSKEVSGERRGRAQSPNQGQLHWEGLRVPLAGTVREGA; this comes from the exons ATGGACCTTCCCGTCCCCAGGCGCGGCCCCTGCAGGCCCCTGTTCCTTGTGG TGGCAGCCAGCCTGCTGGCCTGTGGGCCGCGCCAGGCCTCCGGGCAGCTCTTCATCAGCCCAGACTCACTCACTGCCGTTGAGAGACACAGGAATATCCTGGCCCTGGAGAACGTGCCCGAGGGTGTTCAGGAATACAGCTGGTACCGGGGCGCAGAGGACAGCGCGGACACCATGATCATCAGCTTCAGGCCCCCCGATTCCAACGTCCCTGGGCCCTTGTACAGCGACCTGGTGACGGTGACCAGCAAAGGCTACCTGTCCTTCAGGAAGTGCACCTTAAATGACACGGGGAACTACACGGTTCGGGTGGACACTGGCCACGGGACCCAAAGAGCCACTGGCTGGCTGGAGGTTCTAG AGTTGGGTCCCCCACCGGTCATCTCGGCCAACGCCAGCTCCGTGGTGGAGAACCTGGATTCCGTGGCGGCCGAATGCCACACCAACGCCTCCCACATCGAGTGGTACCGGAACAGCGTGCCCATCTCGGCCAGTCAGCGCATAGCCATATCTGCAGACGGCAGGACGCTGGTCATCCGCAGGGTCAGCCGCCATGACAGGACCTTGCAGTGCGTCATACAGAGATACGAGAGCTTCCCAGACATTCTTCAGAAAAGTGACACCGTCTCTCTGACTGTGGCCT ATGGGCCTGACTACGTGAGCCTGTCCACCAACCTCCAGGGCTTCGACGGCGCCCTGACTGCTGGCATCGGCTCCCAGGTGCAGCTGGAGTGCTCTTGTGATTCCCGCCCAAGTCCCAAGTACCACTGGCTCCACAACGGCTCCCTGCTGAGCTCGCATGCAAACTTGAACTTCTCCCTCGTGGCCTGGGAGCAGATGGGCAGTTACCGATGCATCGGAGAGAACCCGGTGACCCAGCTGGCCTTCTACGAGGACGCCAGGATCCAGCCTCCCC GAGGAATCGGGCCACCTGACCTGAGACGTGGAGGACAGTCCCCGTCCAGCAAGGAGGTGAGTGGAGAGCGACGGGGAAGGGCTCAGAGTCCCAACCAGGGACAACTGCACTGGGAAGGCCTCAGGGTCCCCCTGGCAGGGACAGTCAGGGAGGGAGCTTGA
- the Ceacam18 gene encoding cell adhesion molecule CEACAM18 isoform X1: MDLPVPRRGPCRPLFLVVAASLLACGPRQASGQLFISPDSLTAVERHRNILALENVPEGVQEYSWYRGAEDSADTMIISFRPPDSNVPGPLYSDLVTVTSKGYLSFRKCTLNDTGNYTVRVDTGHGTQRATGWLEVLELGPPPVISANASSVVENLDSVAAECHTNASHIEWYRNSVPISASQRIAISADGRTLVIRRVSRHDRTLQCVIQRYESFPDILQKSDTVSLTVAYGPDYVSLSTNLQGFDGALTAGIGSQVQLECSCDSRPSPKYHWLHNGSLLSSHANLNFSLVAWEQMGSYRCIGENPVTQLAFYEDARIQPPRPSPAPPPPPGFSVSGPLVVFLVLVTSLGCGLLYGILVYGLVILYLRRRNRAT, from the exons ATGGACCTTCCCGTCCCCAGGCGCGGCCCCTGCAGGCCCCTGTTCCTTGTGG TGGCAGCCAGCCTGCTGGCCTGTGGGCCGCGCCAGGCCTCCGGGCAGCTCTTCATCAGCCCAGACTCACTCACTGCCGTTGAGAGACACAGGAATATCCTGGCCCTGGAGAACGTGCCCGAGGGTGTTCAGGAATACAGCTGGTACCGGGGCGCAGAGGACAGCGCGGACACCATGATCATCAGCTTCAGGCCCCCCGATTCCAACGTCCCTGGGCCCTTGTACAGCGACCTGGTGACGGTGACCAGCAAAGGCTACCTGTCCTTCAGGAAGTGCACCTTAAATGACACGGGGAACTACACGGTTCGGGTGGACACTGGCCACGGGACCCAAAGAGCCACTGGCTGGCTGGAGGTTCTAG AGTTGGGTCCCCCACCGGTCATCTCGGCCAACGCCAGCTCCGTGGTGGAGAACCTGGATTCCGTGGCGGCCGAATGCCACACCAACGCCTCCCACATCGAGTGGTACCGGAACAGCGTGCCCATCTCGGCCAGTCAGCGCATAGCCATATCTGCAGACGGCAGGACGCTGGTCATCCGCAGGGTCAGCCGCCATGACAGGACCTTGCAGTGCGTCATACAGAGATACGAGAGCTTCCCAGACATTCTTCAGAAAAGTGACACCGTCTCTCTGACTGTGGCCT ATGGGCCTGACTACGTGAGCCTGTCCACCAACCTCCAGGGCTTCGACGGCGCCCTGACTGCTGGCATCGGCTCCCAGGTGCAGCTGGAGTGCTCTTGTGATTCCCGCCCAAGTCCCAAGTACCACTGGCTCCACAACGGCTCCCTGCTGAGCTCGCATGCAAACTTGAACTTCTCCCTCGTGGCCTGGGAGCAGATGGGCAGTTACCGATGCATCGGAGAGAACCCGGTGACCCAGCTGGCCTTCTACGAGGACGCCAGGATCCAGCCTCCCC GACCCTCGCCTGCTCCTCCGCCTCCTCCTGGCTTCTCCGTCTCGGGCCCCTTGGTGGTGTTCCTTGTTTTGGTGACGTCCCTGGGCTGCGGCCTCCTCTATGGGATCCTGGTCTATGGCCTGGTCATCCTCTACCTCCGCAG GAGGAATCGGGCCACCTGA
- the Ceacam18 gene encoding cell adhesion molecule CEACAM18 isoform X4 → MDLPVPRRGPCRPLFLVVAASLLACGPRQASGQLFISPDSLTAVERHRNILALENVPEGVQEYSWYRGAEDSADTMIISFRPPDSNVPGPLYSDLVTVTSKGYLSFRKCTLNDTGNYTVRVDTGHGTQRATGWLEVLELGPPPVISANASSVVENLDSVAAECHTNASHIEWYRNSVPISASQRIAISADGRTLVIRRVSRHDRTLQCVIQRYESFPDILQKSDTVSLTVAYGPDYVSLSTNLQGFDGALTAGIGSQVQLECSCDSRPSPKYHWLHNGSLLSSHANLNFSLVAWEQMGSYRCIGENPVTQLAFYEDARIQPPRGIGPPDLRRGGQSPSSKEGKADT, encoded by the exons ATGGACCTTCCCGTCCCCAGGCGCGGCCCCTGCAGGCCCCTGTTCCTTGTGG TGGCAGCCAGCCTGCTGGCCTGTGGGCCGCGCCAGGCCTCCGGGCAGCTCTTCATCAGCCCAGACTCACTCACTGCCGTTGAGAGACACAGGAATATCCTGGCCCTGGAGAACGTGCCCGAGGGTGTTCAGGAATACAGCTGGTACCGGGGCGCAGAGGACAGCGCGGACACCATGATCATCAGCTTCAGGCCCCCCGATTCCAACGTCCCTGGGCCCTTGTACAGCGACCTGGTGACGGTGACCAGCAAAGGCTACCTGTCCTTCAGGAAGTGCACCTTAAATGACACGGGGAACTACACGGTTCGGGTGGACACTGGCCACGGGACCCAAAGAGCCACTGGCTGGCTGGAGGTTCTAG AGTTGGGTCCCCCACCGGTCATCTCGGCCAACGCCAGCTCCGTGGTGGAGAACCTGGATTCCGTGGCGGCCGAATGCCACACCAACGCCTCCCACATCGAGTGGTACCGGAACAGCGTGCCCATCTCGGCCAGTCAGCGCATAGCCATATCTGCAGACGGCAGGACGCTGGTCATCCGCAGGGTCAGCCGCCATGACAGGACCTTGCAGTGCGTCATACAGAGATACGAGAGCTTCCCAGACATTCTTCAGAAAAGTGACACCGTCTCTCTGACTGTGGCCT ATGGGCCTGACTACGTGAGCCTGTCCACCAACCTCCAGGGCTTCGACGGCGCCCTGACTGCTGGCATCGGCTCCCAGGTGCAGCTGGAGTGCTCTTGTGATTCCCGCCCAAGTCCCAAGTACCACTGGCTCCACAACGGCTCCCTGCTGAGCTCGCATGCAAACTTGAACTTCTCCCTCGTGGCCTGGGAGCAGATGGGCAGTTACCGATGCATCGGAGAGAACCCGGTGACCCAGCTGGCCTTCTACGAGGACGCCAGGATCCAGCCTCCCC GAGGAATCGGGCCACCTGACCTGAGACGTGGAGGACAGTCCCCGTCCAGCAAGGAG GGGAAAGCTGATACCTGA